A stretch of DNA from Sebastes fasciatus isolate fSebFas1 chromosome 16, fSebFas1.pri, whole genome shotgun sequence:
GAgcgttagtatgacatggttggtaccaatgaattccttaggttctctaggttcatatgatgccagtatcttcacactacaacctaaaaatcacaagttgcatcaatgcgttaaagaaattagtgtcattaaaacgaatttacgttaacacgttattatcgcgttaaccttgacagccctaatcaaaaGTATAATTTCTTGCTTTAAATAACGTGGACCACCTGATTTCTGGTGTGATTAATactataattatttatatttgcttTCTGGAACAACTTATAAACTACTGAAAACTATGAATAAcaccaggtgtttatatttgaCATCAGCaccttctctgtgctttgtctCTGTTAGTTCTTTCACTGAATGACAGACCAACCTTGACTCATTCCTTACAAAagagcaggaaaaaaacaagcctATCGCTCGTCACTGTTGTTGTGCTTAATGTCTCTGGCTGTCACAGCTGAACAATGTTGATTCACCTCCAGTGAATAGTCTGTGTGTGCCTGTGCTTATGTGTGCAACCATGAAAGACAGTAGTGCTAAGCTGCTTAGCTGGAGTGAGGTCTTTGGCTGGTGGTGCACTGGCCTGGTTGTGGGCCAATGATTTTTCTGCTAGGCAAGTGGTAgtcagtgtgtttttgttgtacACCAAAGACTGAGACTGATCGGATTATTACATGGCTGTTTGATAGACAGAAAGCTCCTGCAGCTATTAGTAAAGCATCTGTAGATTCATTGAACATTCAGCCGGGAATATTCTTACACATGACTCACATACCTTATACTATATACTGCAGCTCCCTCACAGGACTCATCTGTTGTAAAGATCTGTCTTTCTAGGTACTCAGATCAGAATACAGATATGGAGAAGCTGAGAATAGACCTCTGCGCTCACAGCAGGAATGTTTTCAGATACATTGGAGGTGAACGACAGACGAGAACAACATAGATATGAGACAAGAGGTGCGAGAGCTCCTGGCCATCCGCGGTGAGGAAGGTATTAAGCGGTAGATGACAGGATGGTGAGGCACAACGTAGTGCATGTGAATATagcaaggctgctgaatgagggAGGAATCCGCCCCcagtacacaaacacagaaacacaccgtgcCGACCGTAATAACTTTTTCCATTTCCCCTTTAACAAAGGTGAAaggtaggccatattgcgattttgataaaaATTTATTAATGGTGCAGCCCTACAACAAAGAAACTAATTTAGTATTTTAGTATTTCCTGTATGGTGCAAGTCAGCTACAGGTTGTCAGTTACTGACCCTATCGTGATGAAGGAAACCGAAACCCTagatatgtgcgtgtgtgtgtgtaacttaaAAAAACGAAAACCTGCAGACCGCACTAAACACCAGGcctctgtgtatgtatgtaactGTTGTAATGTAGTCATGGGGTGTTAGTAATGTCCTGTGGTTTTCTGTCCTCATCTGTCTGCCGGTAAAGCGCTGAGAGAGGCATGCGAGGTAAACCTACCAAAGTGAGCTCTTAAATCTATATGGACAACAGCCGCTAATCTCCCTCCAACACGTACGTCTGTCTGCTGAGAAATGCAGGCTGTGACAAGAAGGCCATCATACAAACACTTGTGGAGCGCACTCTCACTTTGGCCTCGTCTGCTAtcttttgcacacacacacacactcacacacacacacacacacacacacacacacacacacacacacacacacacacacacacacacacacacacactgttccaTCTCTCATTCTCTTTCACCTTCAGCTTCCCGTTGTTTATCAAGCTCTGGCCCATTTTTCTCAGAGGTTATTTTAATTTTGGTCCACTTGCTTTGTGTtaatttcctctgtgtgtgctaAAGTGGTTCCATTGTGACCTGTTTTGACTGGATCCAGGAAGCATTACCTTTTCCCTATAGAGGTACTTCCGAGGAATGTAGTCTTAATTATAGAATATCAGGACACGAACTGAAGTCGTTTTTTTTCCCGCTTCCTATTAGATGAGAAAGGTTAGATTGTTTTGCTTCTGGGACCTGAATTCCCCTTATGTTGATagtagggctgttaatcaattaaaatatttaattgtgtgattgtctgtagtgaatcgtgattaatagcaaattaatcacacattttttatctgttcaaaatgtaccttaaagggagatttgtcaagtatttaatattcttatcaacatgggagtgggcaaatatgcatgctttatgcaaatgtatgtatatatgtattattggaaatcaattaacaacacaaaacaatgacaaatattgtccagaaaccctcacaggtactgcatttagcataacaaatatgctcaaatcataacatggcaaactcaagcccaaaaggcaacaacagctgtcagtgtgctgacttgactataacttgcccaaaactgcatgtgattatcataaagtgggcatgtctgtaaaggggatgctcgtgggtacccatagaacccattttcattcacatattttgggggacccctttgaaaatggccgtgccagtttttccttgccaaaatttagcacaagtttggagcgttatttagcctcctttgcgacaagctagtatgacatggtgttattatcgcattaactttgacatccctagctgatatacaaacatacagtatatggataCATTGGAATTGTGTATTTCTTCACACAGTATAACCAATAACACAAAGTGGAGACTTTGTATTTGCATCTTTCTGGTTGTTTGACAAGTACAGGTATATTGAAAAACtgataaatgtaaatgaaatgCTGCTTCGTGTGGACAGACCTTCCTCCCCACTGTTGCCCAGTACAAATTTTCCAAATATGCTTTATGTGTTTGCATTGAGACTGAGTTAATCTATTATCCCTGCTATCTCAACGCTCTCCTGGCTAATCCACTGCACACTAAGCAGCTTTCACAGAGAGATCGCGACCGGTCAATCTGCCAGTTTTAGCTTGTTTTCATACTGGTTTACTTTTATTTGCTGTGGAGAGTTCAGTAGGTCTACTCAGTACTGTATTTCTCACTAACTGTTCACTGCTTTAGTTCTTTTcaactttttaatttgctttttttatgaGTTCACCGTATTTTTGCACAACAATGACGGTTTTGTCTGTGTGGCTCTAGCCTTCAGTTGTATTGTACCTATTGACTCAttgctttgtgtctgtgtgaatgCAGGTGTCTCCTCTGCTACCTTGTTGCACACAAAGTCCCTGCGAGGCCACAGAGACTGCTTTGAGAAATGCCACCTCATCGCCAACCAGAAGCTGTCACGTTCCAAGGTCTCCCGAAGTGCCTACGAGGGCATGAAGCTGGCCTTCAGCCAGAAACTGAACCGCATCATCCAGTATGCCCAGAACAAAGACTCCGTCTCCTCCAACGGCCCCAGCAGGCGAGGGGCCAAGATTCTTTGTTACAGCCAGCAGGGCGACCGCAAGCTGCTGCCCCAGTCGGATGCCCAGGTGCCCCGCTACACACCCTGCTGGGACATGGGCAAAGCAACAGGGCTGCCCGATTACACCATGGGGATGTTGGAGTGCCACACGGTGGAGAAGCTGGGGCTGCTGCAGGAGACACAATCTGATGTTTGGTCCACTGACGGCAGGAATGGTCTACACAGCCGGAACCAGTTGTCAGGAGGAGGACAGTCACAGCACAGACACGACGGCCACAACAGAGATGAATGTGAGCACATTTAAGTTTTACCTTACGAACTTTAGTTTAATCAGTGTCTAATTGAAGCAGAAGTCGAaggtttgttttcttcttttgaaGGAAGAATAGTGTTGCCAATTTGTCAACAGGAATGGATCGCTCTCTCTGcccctcttctctctgtcttaACTTCAACATTCAGTGCAATTTCTAAAACCTCTGAGTGCTTATTAGTTCAAAGGCAGCAGACGAAACGGtaacagaaaatacatttttacttctgtccttcatcttcctcttcgTTGTGATCTCTGCAGAGAAAGGTTAATTTTCCGCTAACCTCGAGATTTAGTATGTCCTTGTCTTTCTCACGTCTTGTCACTACTAAAGCTGCTTATGACTACCGACTGCAGCAGTGTGAGAGAGCCTTCTACAGTAAAGGTCTCTAATTAGAATTCTGTGCTTTGAAATGAAAGATGATGGGAATTTCACAGGTACAAGTGTTTGCATTTATTCGTGTGCATATCTCTACATTAGCTCATCAA
This window harbors:
- the c16h21orf91 gene encoding protein EURL homolog, translating into MDEEEQFVNIDLNDDNICSVCKLETETGTMSFCHVCFELSIEGVSSATLLHTKSLRGHRDCFEKCHLIANQKLSRSKVSRSAYEGMKLAFSQKLNRIIQYAQNKDSVSSNGPSRRGAKILCYSQQGDRKLLPQSDAQVPRYTPCWDMGKATGLPDYTMGMLECHTVEKLGLLQETQSDVWSTDGRNGLHSRNQLSGGGQSQHRHDGHNRDELTKMSVDELHQMNNQLLMQIQKVFEELTDAVQEKDSLASELHVRHIAIEQLFKNCAKLPWLNISRAGVKASSSTTGPVE